The nucleotide sequence GGACCTCAACAGGGGACCCTGGCTGTGACCTGCTCACACCAAGAGGGGAATCTTTCTTCTGAATCTGCAAACCTAAATGCAGACTCTAGCTTTGTGGCCAAGTTCTTGGAGAGCACACTCAGAGAATAGGCCAGAGCTTGTTTGTCACCTGTCAGCCCCAAGTCAGCCCCTACAACTATGGGTTCCTAGGGGAGGGGAGGTCAGGCGCCCCCACTCACCCTCTACAGCTTTACACTCTGGCCTGTCCGCTCCAGAagcctctctcctcagcccttctgcctctcagcctccttATATATACAGTGGAGACAAAACTGGGCCTGCTGGGGCTTCATTAACAGCAAAATGGAAACGGCCCCACAGAACCAGCTCCTGGGTGCCTACGCACACCCTCTTCTCCCCTGGTCACGGGCAGGTGCCTGCCAGGCATGCTCCATGCTCAGGCACCTGCTCCCCTGCCTGTGGGGAAGCAGAGGTGCAGCTCCCAGTGACGCTGGACACGGGCGCGGCCCTGGCAGGTCTGTAGGCCTCAGAGCGAGGCTGCGAGACGCCGCAGGTGCcggggccaggcaggaggggaagggctgagggCAGCATGGTTACCTGGTGGCGAACATGGCACGCAGCGAGGAAAAGGTGGCTGCGTCCTCCTTGAGGGCCTTGAGCTCATTGCGCAGCTTCATCATGGTCTCGGTCACCATGGCCTTCTCATTTTCATACTTGCTCTTTAGGTTGGCGAGGGCCACCTCAGCCGTCTAGGAGACAGACATGTGCATAACGGACAGGTGAAGGGGGTGAAATCAGCCTAGAGACCCTCTGAGTGCATGAGGGACCTCAGGTCTGATGTGGTGCTGgtacccacaaagaaaactccccCAGAGAACCCTCCCTCCAACACAGCCCTGAGGACAGACTCTGGCAGCTGTGCTGTGGGGGTCAGCCTGCCTCAGCGAGTCCCACTCTCTGATCCCAATCGACAGAGAAGGACCGCGTGCCCCAAACCTGTCTGCAGCTCTCTCCACATCACTGTCCCCCGCCCAGCATTCGGGCCGTGCCGTTTCTTACTGGCCGAACTGCCCTGGTTAAAGGGGGCCTCAAGCCTGCCTGCCCGCTCTGCCGTCCTGGCTGGGGgtcctgggcagggggagggcagatGCCCAAGCTGACATAGGACCAGCTCTGCCTCGTGATGATACAGGCCTGGGGGGCCCTGTGGCAGGTGGAAGATAGAGCCCAAGAGTGGGAAAGACCCTGTTGGCCAGCTCTGGGTGACCAACTCCCAGCTGCCTGCCTCACCTGCTTGTTGGCCTTGAGCACAGTGCGCAAGGTGGTGATCTGTTCCCGCTTGGTGCTGAGCAGTGATTTCAGCTTAAGGATCTCCTCCATGAGCGCCTCCTTGTCCTTGTCCACGGCGGGGCCCAGCTCCTGCGAGGCGATGCGCTGCCGAGACAGCTCTGTTGTGCGGTCGACGGCCGCCTGCAGGTGCTTGATCTGGTCACGGATGATAGCGATCAGGTTGTAGATGTTCATGGGCTCCCGACGCGGATCACTCAGGGGAGATGGCAATGAAGAGCTCGGCAAGGGGCTGCTGTCCCCGGTCCCGCCATCTGCTCGGCCAGTCTCTGTGGCCAGCAGCCCCTTGGGCAAGAGGACAGGCGAACGGCGCCCACGGCCTTCAGGACTGGTGCGGCCCCCAGGACTAGTGcggccagcccctccctggccctcacGGTAGTAGTCCAGCATGACGCGGTTGGGCGTCTCGTTGTTGCACATGCACACGTGGTGGTACAGGTTGGCCAGCTCCTCACTGAAGGTCACCAGCTCATCCTGGGCCACGCTCAGGCTGCCCTGTGTCTCACCAGCCACGTCGCTCACCTTCTTCAGCTCCTTCTCCAGCCGGGCCAGCAGCTCCCGGTCCTGGCGGCTGGCCTTCTCCAGCAGGGAGACCTTTTCGGTGAGCGCCTGGCCCTCGGCCTCATAGCGGCCCTTCTCCTCGGCGTGCTGGGCCTCACGGGCCTCGTGAGTGCTGCGTAGCGCCTTGAGCTGCTCCCGCAGCTCACCAGCTTCAGCCACAGCCACGTGGTACTTGCAGGCTAGGATCTCAGGCCCATTGATGTCCACCTCATAGTAGTCACCATCCTCATGGCTGTCGCGGTCCTTCTCATCGTCCAGGGCTGTTTGCCGCTCCTTGCCAGCCTGCAGGCGCCGCAGGGCACTTACGTTCTCTGTGAGGCGGCTCACCTTCTCGTGCTGCTCTGACAGGGACGCCCGTGCGTGTTCCAGCTGCTTCTGTGTGTCCTGAAGCGTCGCCAGCAGGCCAGCCTTCTCCCGCTCCATCTGCAAAGGAAAGCATGTCAGCGGCTGTGGGCCCTTCAGGCATAGACGACCCCGGATAGCCCAGTAACTTCCTACCCCGTGTCAGGGTGGGCAGCAAGCCCCGGGAGTTACTTGGCCATGCTGTCAGTGAGGCAGGACAGTGACATGCAGggtgtggagagaagggaattcACACTGGACTCTCAGAACACTGCCTGTTCACCAGTAATGGTGGTTACCGAGGCgggctctctccccacccctgctagAGGGAGCTGGGCTCAGAGAGTAAAGCTCCAGGTCGGATGGGCAGCCGGCAAGAACCCTCAGCGCTCCCGCCCTCCACTTTGGAGGACGTGGCTCTGCCGCCTTCCTTCCCACACCTCGGAGGGCATTAGACCAACCATTTGCTGGATTGATAGCCATCCATCCCCCAGGAGATGAGCCCATGCATGACCCTGGGTGCAGGGGTCACATGTGGGGCCAGTGTCTCATCAATTCACCTTGGCACTATGTGGGTAACAGGGGAGCGATGTGGGTACCGTGGTGCCAGGAACCCACTCCTCTGAGACTCTTTTCTCTGTGCTACTGGAGTTTCATTTACCTTAACTATATAGGATTTAAAATCAACTTAAGTAAGAGAAAGTAAATTAACATCAACAAACTATCAGGTAAGCACTGCTGGGGCTGCATGCAGATCTGGGGTAGGGATAGCACCCCGAGAGCCCTGTTGCCCACTCACCTGCATCAGCTGCTGCTTCAACTTCTGGATCTCAGAGATGTTGAGCTCGCTGAGTAGGTCGGAGACAAGGCTGGGAGGGGGCGGCGTGAGGCCATCCTTCTTGGGTGTGGAGCTCTTGTTGTCCAGTGGTAGCTTGGCCAGGCTGCCATGCTCAAAGCCATTGACCAGGGCCTCAGCATCATTGTTGGGCTCCGCAGTGTCATCGCTGAACTTGAGGCCATCCAGTGACACGTGCAGGTGGCTAGTGTAGAAGGAGTCGTTGATGCTCATGTAGTGGGACAGCTCCTTCCGCAGGCTGTTCTTCTGCTCCCGCTCTGTCTTCAGTGTCTCTAGAGCCTCCTCCAGCTGCCGCTCCGAGATCTCCTTGAGCCGGATGGCATCCTCCAGCTGGCTGTTGAGGTACTCAGTCTCCTCCTCCAGACGCTTGATCTCATGCTTAAGGCCCTCAAATTCCACCTAGGAAGAGAATTCAAACACTCCCACGTCAAGGCACTGCGGAGGCTCCTTTCAGGCCCGATAAATGAGGAAAACGCACCCACATGCCACTCACTCCCCTGGCCGCGAAGTCCAAGGCAAAGTGCCATCTCGCGAAGGGGCAGCAGCCTGTTCGGGCCAAGGCCACTTCCCCCACTGAGGGCTGGGGACGCTAGGAAGATTCCAGGGCACGAGGTGCAAATGCATGGAAGTACTCCGCCAGCCCACCCACCACGGGGACAAGTGTGCATGTGAGGGGAGGGCAACCCAGAGTTAGAGGTGTGTGGAGCCAGCGATGCCATGGCCCTGGGCTGAGACTCTGTGTGGAGGTCCACCAAGAACAACACACATACATGCTGCCAAATTTCTATTACGTCGCAGTGTATACTGATTTAAAAGTCTGTAACATTACTTACCTGACACTAACGATTAACTAAATATCTTAaggtatataaaatgtataactcTGATGTGTGCTATTATCATTACTTCTAACTGTATTTCAAAACGAAGGAAGAGAAATTCACCCTGAGGCAGAACGTGTCAACCACTAAACCCTTAGCAGAAACACGACACCCAGACGAAAAAGCAAAATCGAAGTCTTATCTACATGAAATTGTATTTGCAGGTGGACAAGGAAAGAGCAGATGGAAACCGATGCTTGAGGTCAGGGGGAGGAGTCAGGCTTTGTGGGCAACTGctaaaaacatttcctttcattctgtaATACTTgtgcaaaaaataagaaacaaatcaaTAACACAAAGGGTCGAGGAGATCTCTGTGCGTCTTGGGCGGGAAGGACACCCAGTACTGCATCCCAGGTGTGCTCATGTGAGGTGGATGTGGAGCCCCAGTCTCAGACCGCGCATGGGGAGGGAGGAATccccgggagggagggaggccaggatCTCCCCCAAGCTTTGGTCCCCTCTCCTCAGGATGCTGTGGCACAGGCTCTGTCGAGAGTAATGCCAATGACCAAAGAGTATTTACAACGCAGACAACTGCTGTGACTGTTAATAAGCAGGAGCCGTCACAGCGGGACCAGACTGCAGGACCAGGGCTATGAGCTCCGATCCGGTGGTTTTCTGGGGAGCAGATCTGCTCCCTGCTTGCTTTGGTGCAGAGATCTCTGCACCAACACGAGCTTCCTCATCTGGGCTATAAATACCAAATTCCCTAACTTTGCTGCTCTGATAGGACTTTGGTGGTAGAGGATTTCTTAGGAAAGCAAGGATAATGTCAATGGCATTTTGGGGGAAGGTTTGAGATTTCCAGAGAGAAAAGGTTCCCATTCCCCACCCTGCAGGGCTGTGGCTCTTGGAGAAGAGGGAGTAAATACACACCTTGAGTGGCCCCCAAAGCCTAGGATCACCCAGTCCCGGTGACAGAGGGGACCCTGCTCATCCCATCATGAGCAGAGTCATGGGGAGGTTTCAGACCTTGTGGTCGGCACCTGAGGTGGGACAGAGCCTGGACATCCAGTCTCCGGGGTTTTCTGGTGTAATCTCATTGCCTTTTGGATTTGTTTTCACCTTTTTTGGCTAGAACACCTCAGCCTGGCCAACAGTCAGCAAACACTGCAGCCAGAGAACGTGTTTCATGGTCTTGGAGGGCCTTGGCCCTACCAGCCACAGCCCACACTCCAAAGCGATGGACCTGACCGTGGGCCTTGGGTGTGTGGAATGAGCCTTCTTACAGGGAGATGGAAGAGAGGACTGGTGAGAGGGCTGCAAGGCCCGTgtacccacccccagcccacaggcCCAAGACTCACCTGGTTCTGCCTGAGCACAGATACTTGCTTCTGCAGGCTGATGTTCTCCTCCTCTAGCTCCGAGTAGTCCTGAAGCAGGCGGGCCTCCCGGAATTTGTACTCCTTGATGTCATCCCGCAGGCGGCCACGCTGGATCTCCACGTTCTGGTTGATCTgccaagggaaaaggaaaggtgGGTGCGAGGAGCCTCCTCAGTGTGGCCTAGGCACGCTGCGgcaggccacacagccaggactCAGGAGCCCAGGCCTGCAGGTGCCAGGGTAGCCGCCTAGAGGGGACATGTGAGTCCAGAGCGGCACAGCATATGCGGAACAGCAGAGGGGTCAGATCCCCTCAGCCCTTCTCAGCTTTAGAACCCCTATCAAGTGACTCAGCCTGCTCTGaccctcggtttcttcatctgtgaaacagggtTAAGAGTACTTTCTCCGTCCTGCCCTGCTGGGGGCATGTAAATGGCACAGTGCTGTGGCAAACAGCCTGCAGATACTCAAGGAGTTAAACACAGAGCATCCACCCTGGGGAAATGGCCACATGTCCACAAGGAAACCTGTACGTGAATGCTCACAGCACCAGTGctcacaatggccaaaaggtggaagcagcccaagtgtccattgcctaatgaatggataaacaaaacgtgacctattcatacaatggaatattattcatccataataATGAATGACATACTGACACTTGCTACGACAtgaatgagccttgaaaacattcctgctgagtgaaagaagccagtcacaagtAGCCATGcaatgtatgattccatttatatgaaatgcccagaataggcaaattcatagagacagaaagtaggttagtggttgccaagggctggaaaagggaggatgaggagtgactgctaatgaggcTTCTTTTTGAAGCaatgaaatattctaaaaaaattgATTGTGGGATGGTGCCCACatatgtgaatatactaaaaaccactgaattgtacactttaagtgggTGAGTTGTACAGGATGTGAAtaatctcaataaagctgttaaaaattagTTCCTGCGTCCGAGTCATCTGTAGGCATCAGAGATATCACCATGGGAGAGACTGGTGCAAGGCTGGAACAAACACGAAGCAATCCAGATGGCTGGGAATTCCCAACCTGCTGCGGCCCTGGTGTGCCACGGTCCCGGGCACCTCGGTCTCGGGCCCCTCAGCCGCAGCCCTAGCGACCGACATTCAGGGTCGGATCATTGTTTGTGGTGGGTGCCACCCCATACGTCGTTTTGCTTAGCAGCTCCATGACTTCTCCTCACCAGATGCAACCCCAACCCCCACTGTGACATCTGAAAATGTCCCCCCCAAGGGCACAATCATTCCCTAGACAAACTCTCAATCCTCTCCCAGCACTCTGTTCCCTTCCTGTCCCATTCCTGCTGCCTGAGCAGCCTCCCTGAATACCTGTAAAGGTGTGGCTCCCAGGCTAACCTCACCCCTGCTCCAAAACCTCCTCAGACCCTTGGCCAGAAGCCCTGTCCACTCTCTGGGCCCCACAGCTCCATCCTTTTGCACTGTCCTTTCAGCTTCTACTGTGGGGTTTTCATAGTCACATTTCTGTGTTCATCTGAATGGAACATGCTTTACAGACAAGATTCCAAGATTCCATGCAAGCACACAGAAAACAGTCACTCATATTGGATTGgtaaaatgaaaaaggacaaaaataaaaaaggaaagtaacaGAAAGTGGAAGAGAGTTATAATATATAGCAAGCCCTACTGACAAATGCTATTTAAAATCTACAGAAAATGGACACAGACATAGCCCTCTCTCATTAAGTGACCCAACAAGGTGACAGAGAGCTGACTCCAGAAGagtggggaagaagagaaggtCCGAATGAAGACCAGGCTGGATGCCTGATAGCACCAGGGTCCCCCAGAGGCACACAGACTTCTGTTCCCTCGACAGTGCCTATGCCGTCTGTTTGAGTCCTCATGGCCCTTCACCAGCCTGGCCCCAGCAAGGGGCATGAGGAGTTCTGTCCTTGCGCCATTGCCAGGCCCAGAACACAGAGAAGCACACCCAGGCCAAATGGCACAGCCACACACCATGCCACAGGTGAGGGCACCATCTCTGCTGACGCTGCAGGACCCAAACACCTGCACTTTCATTCCCATATGACTGTGCTTGCACCCCTGCACCACCAGGTGTGGGCGGCCAGGGTTGCTGGCCCGCCGCCTGGCACCTCCATCCAGCACACACCCAGTTGCCGAGGGCTCAGACAGGCTCTGACTGGTCACCATGGGTTTAGTTTTCCTTTAAGTAAGCACCTTCTCCCAGAAAGCCTGACGTCAGCTTAAAAGTGTGCAGGGGACAAGCTCTGCTATGTGTGGACAGGCAGCCTAGATGGAAGAGGTAGCCAGTGGCTCAGAGCTGGCCACCTGAGGTCCCATTTCAGCTCCTCTTCCTTGAGACCCCCTGGCCTCAGATCACCCATCAGCAAGAACGGTGTGACAACTGCCTGACTAAAGGGGCCAGTACGCAGGGGCGTTGactgccttctttccttccctcttggaGCCCCCAACCCCACACACCCAGGACATTCTCTCATCTCTGCCCCAGAGTGCCTACGGTTCTCTGGGCCTCTGATTCTCCATATGGGAAACATCCCCACCAAGGCTCTGTCCAGGCCAGTACTCAGGTCACTGACCCAGCGACCTTGGAGCCCCCAAAATAATGTCAGCAGGACAGAAGCTGGCAGAGCCTGTCTACACGTGGGTCCCATACATAGCACAGAGGTCAGGACCCCGGAGCCACTCTACTGCCTGCAACCTGGGTGACCTCAGGCACATAATAGGACCTTCcaaacctctgtttcctcatgtgtgaCAAGATACCAGTAGGGTCACCAAGAGGACCAGGTCTGAGGCAGTCAGGTCTCCCAATACATGCCCAGCACATTTATTACCGTAAAGCTTTAGGAGTCCTCACGATGCACTGAGGTGTGGTAGGCGATAGACACCTTAATCAGTCATCACAGTGGAGGGAAAACAGGAAGGGGCTGTCAGGGGCAAAGGGGTGGTAGGTCAAAAGGCACACTGTGTGACCAAACGCCCTCTCCTACCCATGGGGTAAGAGCCTCATGAAGTAAGGGGGGATGGCCACACTGAGGGCCAGGGAAGAGCTTGGCTCAGTGGGTCAGACCAGGAAGCGACAGCTGGGCAGAACAGTAGGCAGCAGACAGGAGCTGGGTGAGGCTGAGATGGGCAGCAGGTGACAAAGGTTAGTTCTAGAGACGTGGGCGGTGGAGTCCTCACACCAACCAGGTACACGAGGTCAAGAGCTGGGATGGTTCCTACAGCTCCACAGCAACCCCCGGGAGGGACACAGGCAAGGGGAGTACAGTGGGCCCAGGGACTGAGGTGGGGACCctcaggagaaagaagagggCTGAGGGGTGTGCAGGGAGGGTCAGGATTTCCTCCTGAAGCGCAAACAGGAACAGCAGGAATACTCCCTCTCTTCCCGCCTAGATCTGTGGCATCCTGAATTTGCTGTACTCATTTCTAGCCACCAGGGTCACCCAGCCCTCTTCTAGCCTCTGCTGCCAGGGACGGCCCATTGGAAGAGAGAAGGGGTGGAATGCGCCAGGCTGAGGAGAGAGCACATGCACT is from Lemur catta isolate mLemCat1 chromosome 10, mLemCat1.pri, whole genome shotgun sequence and encodes:
- the BICD2 gene encoding protein bicaudal D homolog 2 isoform X2; the protein is MSAPSEEEEYARLVMEAQPEWLRAEVKRLSHELAETTREKIQAAEYGLAVLEEKHQLKLQFEELEVDYEAIRSEMEQLKEAFGQAHTNHKKVAADGESREETLIQESASKEQYYVRKVLELQTELKQLRNVLTNTQSENERLASVAQELKEINQNVEIQRGRLRDDIKEYKFREARLLQDYSELEEENISLQKQVSVLRQNQVEFEGLKHEIKRLEEETEYLNSQLEDAIRLKEISERQLEEALETLKTEREQKNSLRKELSHYMSINDSFYTSHLHVSLDGLKFSDDTAEPNNDAEALVNGFEHGSLAKLPLDNKSSTPKKDGLTPPPPSLVSDLLSELNISEIQKLKQQLMQMEREKAGLLATLQDTQKQLEHARASLSEQHEKVSRLTENVSALRRLQAGKERQTALDDEKDRDSHEDGDYYEVDINGPEILACKYHVAVAEAGELREQLKALRSTHEAREAQHAEEKGRYEAEGQALTEKVSLLEKASRQDRELLARLEKELKKVSDVAGETQGSLSVAQDELVTFSEELANLYHHVCMCNNETPNRVMLDYYREGQGGAGRTSPGGRTSPEGRGRRSPVLLPKGLLATETGRADGGTGDSSPLPSSSLPSPLSDPRREPMNIYNLIAIIRDQIKHLQAAVDRTTELSRQRIASQELGPAVDKDKEALMEEILKLKSLLSTKREQITTLRTVLKANKQTAEVALANLKSKYENEKAMVTETMMKLRNELKALKEDAATFSSLRAMFATRCDEYITQLDEMQRQLAAAEDEKKTLNSLLRMAIQQKLALTQRLELLELDHEQTRRGRAKAAPKAKPATPSL
- the BICD2 gene encoding protein bicaudal D homolog 2 isoform X1 → MSAPSEEEEYARLVMEAQPEWLRAEVKRLSHELAETTREKIQAAEYGLAVLEEKHQLKLQFEELEVDYEAIRSEMEQLKEAFGQAHTNHKKVAADGESREETLIQESASKEQYYVRKVLELQTELKQLRNVLTNTQSENERLASVAQELKEINQNVEIQRGRLRDDIKEYKFREARLLQDYSELEEENISLQKQVSVLRQNQVEFEGLKHEIKRLEEETEYLNSQLEDAIRLKEISERQLEEALETLKTEREQKNSLRKELSHYMSINDSFYTSHLHVSLDGLKFSDDTAEPNNDAEALVNGFEHGSLAKLPLDNKSSTPKKDGLTPPPPSLVSDLLSELNISEIQKLKQQLMQMEREKAGLLATLQDTQKQLEHARASLSEQHEKVSRLTENVSALRRLQAGKERQTALDDEKDRDSHEDGDYYEVDINGPEILACKYHVAVAEAGELREQLKALRSTHEAREAQHAEEKGRYEAEGQALTEKVSLLEKASRQDRELLARLEKELKKVSDVAGETQGSLSVAQDELVTFSEELANLYHHVCMCNNETPNRVMLDYYREGQGGAGRTSPGGRTSPEGRGRRSPVLLPKGLLATETGRADGGTGDSSPLPSSSLPSPLSDPRREPMNIYNLIAIIRDQIKHLQAAVDRTTELSRQRIASQELGPAVDKDKEALMEEILKLKSLLSTKREQITTLRTVLKANKQTAEVALANLKSKYENEKAMVTETMMKLRNELKALKEDAATFSSLRAMFATRCDEYITQLDEMQRQLAAAEDEKKTLNSLLRMAIQQKLALTQRLELLELDHEQTRRGRAKAAPKAKPATPSVSHTCACASDRAEGTVNQVFCSEKHSIYCD